A section of the Petrimonas sulfuriphila genome encodes:
- a CDS encoding M23 family metallopeptidase — translation MKFNKQFSCFFIFFSLACFSVYTQHPYTNPLNIPPALSANFGELRSNHFHSGIDFKTQQAVNKPVAAIEDGYVSRISVSPGGYGLALYIDHPSGHTSVYAHLNSFSSPIADFVKEKQYEQESYRVELYPEPGLLIVKKGQQIGLSGNTGSSGGPHLHFEVRDTQTQDPLDPLPFFSQAIPDTQKPDIRGIAFYPVEGKGVVNGSSDPLRMNILKNKSGIPLAPPQAINAWGRIGVAVKAYDRMNGQSNIYGVKHVRLFVDEKQVFSSSIDRFPFSKTRMLNSFIDFEEWREQSSFYMKSFIEPGNTLKLYDAVNNGFIDINEERDYRMRYELEDHNGNTLVYSFVVGGQKQPVAKTDSCKNFMPWTLHNTFVDFDFMLDIPSGNLYNSFCFSHRKTGSTVYYSDIHRVNDSPVPLHQNATVWIKLNVDTLDNKQQYGIVEITETGNDNWIGGTYKRNGMEVSIRELGRMYAVDSDTFPPNIVPVNPEKWVASRRIQIRLSDNKSGISAFKGTINGKFVLFSHDMKSSLYTYRFDDSRLEKGKTQELVFVATDGAGNTTEYRYAFEY, via the coding sequence ATGAAGTTCAACAAACAATTCTCGTGCTTTTTTATTTTCTTTTCCCTGGCCTGTTTCTCGGTCTATACACAACACCCCTATACCAACCCACTCAATATTCCTCCGGCACTCAGTGCCAACTTCGGGGAGTTGAGAAGCAACCACTTTCATTCAGGCATTGATTTCAAAACACAACAGGCAGTAAACAAACCGGTTGCGGCCATCGAAGACGGCTATGTTTCGCGCATAAGTGTTTCCCCTGGAGGATATGGGTTGGCACTCTACATCGACCATCCCAGCGGACATACCAGCGTTTATGCGCACCTGAACAGTTTTTCCAGCCCTATTGCCGATTTTGTGAAAGAAAAGCAGTACGAGCAAGAAAGTTACCGGGTGGAGCTTTACCCCGAACCGGGTTTGCTGATCGTAAAAAAAGGTCAGCAAATAGGATTGAGTGGAAATACAGGCAGTTCCGGCGGCCCACACCTGCACTTTGAAGTGCGCGACACCCAGACGCAGGACCCACTGGATCCGCTTCCTTTTTTCAGCCAAGCCATCCCCGACACGCAAAAGCCCGATATTCGGGGCATTGCGTTTTATCCTGTTGAGGGAAAAGGAGTCGTGAACGGAAGCAGTGATCCCTTACGGATGAATATTTTGAAAAACAAGTCCGGGATACCCCTGGCACCGCCTCAAGCGATAAACGCATGGGGTAGAATCGGTGTAGCCGTAAAAGCGTACGACCGGATGAACGGTCAATCCAACATCTACGGTGTCAAGCACGTCAGATTATTTGTGGATGAGAAGCAGGTGTTCAGCAGTTCCATCGACAGGTTTCCTTTCAGTAAGACGCGCATGTTGAATTCATTTATCGACTTTGAAGAATGGCGGGAACAAAGTTCTTTTTACATGAAGTCATTTATAGAGCCGGGAAACACGCTCAAGTTATACGACGCAGTCAATAACGGATTTATCGATATCAACGAAGAGCGAGATTACCGCATGCGCTATGAACTTGAAGATCATAACGGAAATACCCTTGTATACTCTTTTGTGGTCGGAGGACAGAAACAACCCGTCGCAAAAACGGATTCCTGCAAAAATTTTATGCCGTGGACACTACACAATACATTTGTTGACTTTGATTTTATGCTCGACATACCTTCTGGAAATCTATACAATAGCTTTTGTTTTTCACACCGTAAAACTGGCTCAACGGTCTATTACTCCGATATACACCGGGTGAATGACTCACCGGTACCGCTACACCAAAACGCTACCGTATGGATAAAATTAAACGTGGACACCCTGGATAACAAGCAGCAATACGGTATTGTAGAAATCACGGAAACAGGTAACGACAACTGGATAGGCGGTACTTACAAACGGAACGGCATGGAGGTTTCCATCCGCGAGCTGGGCAGGATGTATGCCGTTGATTCAGACACCTTCCCACCGAATATCGTCCCCGTAAATCCTGAAAAATGGGTGGCTTCACGCAGGATCCAAATCCGGCTATCGGATAACAAAAGCGGAATATCCGCCTTTAAAGGAACCATTAACGGGAAATTCGTCCTCTTTTCACACGATATGAAATCCTCCCTATATACTTACCGGTTCGACGATTCAAGGCTGGAAAAAGGCAAAACACAGGAACTTGTTTTTGTGGCTACCGACGGAGCGGGAAATACAACGGAATACAGGTATGCCTTCGAGTACTAA
- a CDS encoding TIGR00341 family protein encodes MEKQVRKIVTIFNLRSELEDYETIHAEIEKGIQFRGTNLWILMFAIVVASVGLNMNSTAVIIGAMLISPLMGPINGMGYSLATYDFYLFRRSLKNFIYAVGVSLLTSALYFFLSPINEAHSELLARTSPTIYDVLIALFGGLAGIVAISSKLKGNVIPGVAIATALMPPICTAGYGLATLQFNFFFGALYLFTINTVFIAFAALVVCQYLKFPIGSIVDPDRKKRVNRALTAVILITLVPSVYFGYQLVQNENFSQHAEYFISQVSVVEGNYLQKSNINPSNKNVDLVYNGYGLSPKHIDSIKLVAFFNKIDTAKLSISQGFEASFVQENTRRYQSETEVLNNRLNATTFALKQAENRIDSIRNIPALGEKLLSEIQPLYPQISGCSYTETFSYFMRKDSILRSNRTPLVIFTVSRNTLRTADKNKIGEWLKSRLEKPEVLTYYDEIR; translated from the coding sequence ATGGAGAAACAAGTCCGGAAAATCGTTACAATTTTTAATCTTCGTTCAGAGTTGGAGGATTACGAAACCATTCATGCAGAAATAGAAAAAGGGATTCAGTTCAGGGGGACCAACCTCTGGATCTTGATGTTTGCCATTGTGGTAGCATCGGTGGGATTGAACATGAATTCTACGGCTGTAATTATCGGCGCTATGCTTATCTCTCCGTTGATGGGTCCAATAAACGGGATGGGGTATAGTTTGGCAACTTACGATTTTTATCTTTTCAGGCGGTCGCTTAAAAACTTTATCTATGCTGTAGGGGTAAGCCTGCTCACCTCCGCACTCTATTTTTTCCTTTCTCCGATAAATGAAGCTCATTCGGAATTGTTGGCCCGGACCAGCCCCACTATCTACGATGTTTTGATTGCTCTTTTCGGTGGGTTAGCCGGTATTGTGGCCATCAGCAGTAAGCTTAAAGGTAATGTCATTCCCGGAGTAGCTATAGCTACAGCACTTATGCCGCCTATCTGTACTGCCGGGTACGGATTGGCCACACTACAATTCAACTTTTTCTTCGGAGCCCTGTACCTCTTCACGATCAATACGGTTTTTATTGCCTTTGCGGCATTGGTTGTGTGTCAATACCTGAAGTTTCCCATCGGAAGCATTGTCGATCCCGACAGAAAGAAGCGGGTAAATCGAGCCCTTACAGCCGTAATTCTTATCACGTTAGTTCCGAGTGTCTATTTCGGATATCAACTCGTGCAGAATGAAAATTTTAGCCAGCATGCCGAATATTTCATCAGTCAGGTGTCGGTAGTGGAGGGGAATTACCTCCAAAAAAGCAACATTAATCCATCAAATAAGAATGTGGATCTGGTGTATAATGGCTACGGACTTTCCCCGAAACACATCGATTCCATTAAACTGGTGGCTTTTTTTAATAAAATCGATACAGCAAAATTAAGCATCAGTCAGGGTTTTGAGGCTTCCTTCGTACAGGAAAATACAAGAAGATATCAGTCGGAGACCGAAGTCCTTAACAACAGACTGAATGCTACAACGTTTGCCCTGAAGCAAGCTGAAAACAGAATAGACAGCATTCGGAATATTCCTGCTTTGGGAGAAAAGCTGTTATCGGAAATACAACCGCTGTATCCGCAGATAAGCGGTTGTTCGTATACGGAAACTTTTTCTTACTTTATGCGAAAAGACAGTATTCTTCGCAGCAACAGAACCCCGCTTGTTATTTTTACCGTGTCCCGAAACACATTGCGTACTGCCGATAAGAACAAGATAGGGGAATGGCTCAAAAGCCGGTTGGAGAAACCGGAAGTGCTTACCTATTACGATGAAATACGATAA
- a CDS encoding hydrolase → MVFEHLPEDNTGRLAPGITRREAFALVEKYNKESFHIQHAETVEAVMRYFATNLGYVGEVDFWGLVGLLHDLDFEQFPDEHCIKVREIFDDEGIDPQLKRAVVSHAYGFTQHDVKPVHQMEKVLYAADELTGLIGAAVLMRPSKSTLDLTVQSLKKKFKDKKFAAGCSREVIHKGADLLGWELDYLMEETIKALQGKERAELQKPTVPSPLVCLFL, encoded by the coding sequence ATGGTGTTTGAACATTTACCTGAGGACAATACCGGTCGTTTAGCCCCTGGAATCACCCGCCGGGAAGCTTTTGCGCTGGTGGAAAAATACAACAAGGAGTCGTTTCACATTCAGCACGCGGAGACGGTTGAAGCCGTGATGCGTTACTTCGCCACTAATCTGGGGTATGTTGGTGAGGTGGATTTTTGGGGGTTGGTGGGTTTGTTGCACGACTTGGATTTCGAACAGTTTCCGGATGAGCATTGCATCAAAGTTCGCGAAATATTCGATGACGAGGGCATTGATCCTCAGCTAAAGCGTGCAGTGGTTTCCCATGCTTACGGGTTTACGCAACACGATGTAAAGCCTGTACATCAGATGGAGAAAGTGCTGTACGCCGCAGACGAATTAACCGGGTTAATCGGCGCTGCCGTTTTGATGCGCCCCAGCAAGAGTACGCTCGATTTGACGGTACAGTCGTTAAAAAAGAAGTTCAAGGATAAAAAGTTCGCTGCAGGGTGTTCGCGTGAGGTCATCCACAAAGGAGCCGATCTCCTCGGCTGGGAGCTTGATTACCTGATGGAGGAAACCATTAAAGCGCTCCAGGGAAAAGAGAGGGCGGAGCTGCAAAAGCCCACTGTGCCCTCCCCGCTTGTTTGTTTATTTCTTTAA
- a CDS encoding FAD-dependent oxidoreductase, producing the protein MARLLILGAGISGHTAALSARRKLGKEHEVVVVSPNAYYQWVPSNIWVGIGLMKVKQVIFELAPVYKKNHIVFKQALALSIHPEGNAETDKGFVKIRYVSEDRKDREEILEYDYLINATGPKLNFGATEGLGPEFYTDSVCTYQHAALTWEHLQACFAKMEKGERQRIVVGTGHPLATCQGAAFEFALNIAFEVARRKLDHLAEISWISNEYELGDFGMGGAFIKRSGYITPTKILAESLFTEYGITWTVGAGVKKIEPGIIHYETLAGEELTKEFDFAMLIPGFAGVGLKAYNKSGDDITTVLFAANGFLKVDADYTLKPYSEWKPSDWPSIYENPTYNNVFATGIAFAPPHAISKPMVSTKGTAISATAPRTGMPSGVIGKVVAENIADRIKTGRREYKHKASMARMGAACVISAGFGIKKGKAASMTVFPIVPDWEKYPKWGRNLRYTLGEIGLAGHWFKLIMHYMFLYKAKANPFWWLIPE; encoded by the coding sequence ATGGCAAGATTACTCATCTTAGGCGCCGGTATATCCGGCCACACAGCGGCATTGTCGGCAAGACGGAAATTGGGAAAAGAACACGAAGTAGTGGTTGTCAGCCCAAATGCCTACTACCAGTGGGTTCCTTCCAATATCTGGGTTGGAATCGGTTTAATGAAAGTAAAACAAGTTATTTTCGAACTGGCTCCGGTTTATAAAAAGAACCACATTGTTTTTAAGCAGGCGCTGGCGCTCTCCATTCATCCCGAAGGAAATGCGGAAACCGATAAGGGATTTGTGAAAATCAGGTATGTTTCTGAAGATAGAAAAGACCGGGAGGAAATCCTGGAATACGATTACCTGATTAACGCTACCGGACCCAAGCTTAATTTTGGAGCCACCGAGGGTCTGGGGCCGGAATTTTACACCGATTCCGTATGTACTTATCAACATGCGGCCTTGACGTGGGAGCACCTACAAGCCTGTTTTGCCAAAATGGAAAAAGGCGAAAGGCAGCGGATAGTTGTCGGAACGGGACATCCTCTGGCCACTTGTCAGGGAGCGGCTTTTGAATTTGCGTTAAACATCGCATTTGAGGTAGCCCGGAGGAAACTCGATCATCTGGCAGAAATAAGTTGGATCTCCAACGAATATGAATTAGGCGATTTCGGTATGGGAGGGGCTTTTATAAAACGAAGCGGTTACATTACCCCTACCAAGATTCTTGCCGAGTCGCTCTTCACTGAGTATGGCATTACCTGGACTGTGGGCGCGGGAGTCAAGAAAATTGAACCGGGAATAATCCATTACGAGACACTGGCGGGAGAAGAATTGACCAAAGAGTTTGATTTTGCCATGCTCATCCCCGGTTTTGCAGGAGTTGGTTTAAAGGCTTATAACAAAAGTGGAGACGATATAACAACAGTTCTGTTTGCTGCAAACGGGTTTCTCAAGGTGGATGCCGATTATACGTTAAAACCCTACAGTGAATGGAAACCATCGGATTGGCCTTCTATCTACGAGAACCCCACTTACAACAATGTTTTTGCTACTGGGATTGCGTTTGCTCCTCCGCATGCTATTTCTAAACCCATGGTGAGCACGAAAGGAACGGCAATCTCAGCCACTGCTCCCCGTACAGGAATGCCTTCGGGGGTTATCGGAAAAGTGGTTGCTGAAAATATTGCCGACAGGATTAAAACAGGCAGACGCGAGTACAAACACAAGGCTTCCATGGCACGTATGGGGGCTGCCTGCGTTATCTCTGCCGGATTTGGAATAAAGAAAGGGAAGGCCGCATCAATGACGGTTTTTCCTATTGTCCCCGATTGGGAAAAATATCCGAAATGGGGCAGGAACCTCCGTTATACCTTAGGCGAAATAGGACTTGCTGGACATTGGTTTAAGCTGATTATGCACTATATGTTTTTATACAAGGCAAAGGCAAACCCTTT
- a CDS encoding PspC domain-containing protein produces the protein MKKVININFQGQVIAIEETAYELLKQYIDSLKKYFSREEGGEEIVNDIENRIAELFGNRLKLGINCITDEDVQSIISSIGRPEDFDTEYQESVYAYGETPFEQFASTSEQPKSEPDGSERRQTLYRNANDKIIAGVCSGLAHYFKIDPVWMRIVFVVLFSVLFWVYLILWIVLKPKVLETNVARRLYRNPNDRFLGGVCGGIAAYFKIDTWIPRLLFAAPLFLNLMGMISIPFFPWNRFFDNVDFNWNINMSVVVIYAVLWVIIPRATTVKQKLEMMGEEEYIKSIRETVSDNVASVKSKTDDGDNYTKPYAATAAVAGDSEKVSLDAMPPEPPRFHAAKASANATAGSGNTGCLNALGILFKIIFFAFAGIFAVVTTGMMIAFLVAGTKFVPLKSLFIDQGYENTLLWLSAGLLFAVPIISIIVWIVRRSMKAKSRPVIGVVSIILWVVGIFSATMLGFKVAEKFSVESSAENVQALSAFSGDKLYVDMAVYPSDYYSFSRNFGPGSDLDNFPYYTINEDSLLFSNIKLQIVQSQDSLYYVRTISSSSERDLKIARKNAGEFTYPLQQQDSLLFLPEFFSAPISQGFRLQGMIVEIAVPLGKKIEIDERLDDYDNFTSNSSVRRKLKKSRNNKTFDWDYGEEYILENGGLNKTVILTDSI, from the coding sequence ATGAAAAAAGTGATTAATATCAATTTCCAGGGGCAGGTCATCGCTATCGAAGAAACTGCTTATGAACTTTTGAAGCAATACATAGACAGTCTGAAAAAATATTTTTCGCGGGAAGAGGGCGGAGAAGAGATTGTAAACGATATAGAAAACCGTATTGCCGAATTGTTTGGAAACCGGCTGAAGCTGGGTATCAATTGCATTACCGATGAAGATGTTCAGTCCATTATCTCCAGCATAGGAAGACCGGAAGATTTTGACACGGAATATCAGGAGTCGGTTTACGCCTATGGTGAAACACCTTTTGAACAGTTTGCCTCAACTTCGGAGCAGCCGAAATCGGAACCTGACGGAAGCGAAAGGCGGCAGACCCTTTACCGCAATGCAAACGATAAAATAATTGCTGGTGTGTGCAGCGGCCTCGCTCATTACTTCAAAATAGATCCGGTGTGGATGCGTATTGTTTTTGTTGTGCTTTTCAGTGTGTTGTTTTGGGTGTACCTCATTTTATGGATTGTCTTAAAGCCCAAAGTGCTGGAGACAAATGTTGCCAGAAGGCTTTATCGGAATCCCAATGACCGTTTCCTGGGAGGGGTTTGCGGAGGAATTGCAGCGTACTTCAAAATTGACACGTGGATTCCGCGTTTGCTCTTTGCAGCTCCGTTATTTCTGAATTTGATGGGGATGATCTCCATACCTTTTTTCCCGTGGAACCGTTTTTTTGACAACGTGGATTTCAACTGGAACATCAATATGTCGGTTGTCGTGATCTATGCCGTTCTATGGGTAATTATTCCGAGGGCCACTACCGTAAAGCAGAAACTCGAAATGATGGGAGAGGAGGAATATATCAAATCCATACGTGAAACTGTAAGCGATAACGTGGCAAGTGTGAAAAGCAAAACTGACGACGGTGATAATTATACCAAGCCGTACGCTGCAACAGCTGCTGTTGCCGGTGATTCGGAAAAAGTGTCTCTGGATGCCATGCCGCCCGAGCCTCCACGGTTCCATGCCGCGAAAGCGTCAGCAAACGCAACGGCTGGTTCCGGTAATACGGGTTGTCTGAATGCTTTGGGAATCCTTTTCAAAATTATATTCTTTGCGTTCGCCGGAATTTTTGCTGTAGTTACGACGGGAATGATGATCGCTTTTCTTGTAGCCGGCACAAAATTTGTCCCTCTAAAGTCGTTATTTATTGACCAGGGTTACGAAAATACCCTGTTGTGGTTGTCTGCAGGATTACTGTTTGCAGTTCCCATTATATCCATTATCGTGTGGATCGTTCGTCGGTCAATGAAAGCAAAATCACGTCCGGTTATCGGAGTCGTGTCGATTATCTTGTGGGTCGTCGGAATCTTTTCTGCTACTATGCTCGGATTTAAAGTGGCCGAAAAATTTAGTGTGGAGTCATCTGCTGAAAATGTACAGGCTCTTTCTGCTTTTAGCGGCGACAAGTTATACGTGGATATGGCGGTTTATCCGTCAGACTACTACTCTTTCAGCCGTAACTTCGGACCGGGTTCAGATTTGGATAATTTCCCCTATTATACCATAAATGAGGACTCCCTGCTGTTTTCAAACATTAAGCTACAGATTGTTCAAAGCCAGGATTCTTTGTATTACGTGAGAACCATTTCGTCAAGTTCGGAAAGAGACCTGAAGATTGCCAGAAAGAATGCCGGAGAGTTTACTTATCCCTTACAACAACAAGATTCCCTGTTGTTTTTGCCCGAGTTTTTCTCGGCACCTATTTCACAAGGTTTCCGCTTGCAGGGGATGATCGTGGAAATAGCTGTGCCGCTTGGCAAAAAAATTGAGATCGACGAACGGTTGGACGATTACGATAATTTTACCTCAAATTCGTCTGTTCGCCGAAAATTGAAAAAAAGCCGCAACAACAAGACTTTCGATTGGGATTATGGGGAAGAATATATTCTCGAAAACGGAGGTTTAAACAAGACGGTCATACTTACGGATTCTATATAA
- a CDS encoding PadR family transcriptional regulator, which translates to MNIENTQSQMRKGVLEYCILAIIRRNEAYPGDIIDEMKNAGLQLLEGTLYPLLNRLKNAEILTYRWVESTSGPPRKYFILTEKGEKFYDLLESTWTELSTGVNAVVNGNYSKEDTVVNDNYSKEDTVVNDNLNEPNTTEQ; encoded by the coding sequence ATGAATATTGAAAATACCCAAAGTCAAATGAGGAAAGGAGTACTGGAGTACTGCATTTTGGCGATTATCAGGCGGAACGAAGCATATCCGGGTGATATAATCGACGAAATGAAAAATGCAGGCCTGCAGCTTCTTGAAGGAACGCTATATCCTTTGCTCAATCGGTTGAAGAACGCCGAAATACTCACTTATCGCTGGGTGGAAAGTACTTCGGGCCCTCCTCGAAAATATTTTATCCTGACAGAGAAAGGTGAAAAATTTTATGATCTTTTAGAATCGACATGGACTGAACTATCCACCGGGGTAAACGCCGTTGTCAACGGCAATTATTCTAAAGAAGACACTGTTGTCAATGACAATTATTCTAAAGAAGACACTGTTGTCAATGACAATTTAAATGAACCTAACACCACAGAACAATGA
- a CDS encoding MFS transporter: protein MKRFLHVLINIAVANTSTFFLWSALSFWLYLETHSVLILSILSGTFMTLVTLSGMFFGTIVDKHRKKEVIAISSIVALIFLLLAGSVFLFFDRKEIADISSSAFWIFSLSILLSALVSNLRSIALSTTVSILVPKEDYARANGMVGMVQGVGMIANTVFSGLVIGRLGLEWAMYITIILSGLALLHLLFVPIPEDYLHHDPEVLNKQVDFKGAIKAIRSVPGLMALIFFTTFNNFIGGVIMVLLDPYGLEMFSVEMWGIVLGITGTGFIFGGMAITKKGLGKQPLRTLLYGYVIGSLICLLFTVREWAWLFLAGIFLYMFFVPFIEAAEQTIIQTVVPKIKQGRVFGFAQTVESAATPVSSYLIGPIAQFSIIPFMESDAGKQTFGWLLGEGNARGIALTFVLAGLFMLLLSLLAFRTRAYHRLSESFKKSN, encoded by the coding sequence ATGAAACGATTTCTCCATGTGCTCATCAACATAGCCGTAGCCAACACCTCCACTTTCTTTCTGTGGAGTGCATTGTCTTTCTGGCTTTACCTGGAAACGCATTCGGTACTTATTCTCTCTATCCTCAGCGGGACTTTCATGACACTCGTCACCCTTTCGGGAATGTTTTTCGGCACGATTGTGGACAAACACCGGAAAAAGGAGGTCATTGCTATTTCATCTATTGTAGCCCTTATTTTTCTGCTACTTGCCGGTTCTGTCTTCTTGTTTTTCGACCGGAAAGAAATTGCCGATATATCGTCATCCGCCTTCTGGATTTTCTCCCTTTCCATCTTATTGAGCGCGCTTGTCAGCAATCTTCGTTCGATAGCGCTTTCAACCACCGTATCCATCCTGGTACCGAAAGAGGATTATGCCCGGGCCAATGGGATGGTGGGAATGGTTCAGGGTGTTGGAATGATAGCCAACACGGTTTTCAGCGGACTGGTGATCGGCCGGCTAGGGCTTGAATGGGCCATGTATATCACGATTATTTTATCGGGACTGGCTCTGTTGCACCTACTTTTCGTCCCGATACCGGAAGACTACCTGCATCACGATCCCGAAGTCCTCAATAAACAAGTGGATTTTAAAGGCGCCATAAAGGCCATACGTTCCGTTCCCGGGTTAATGGCCCTTATCTTCTTCACTACGTTCAACAACTTTATCGGCGGAGTGATCATGGTTCTTCTCGATCCCTACGGGCTGGAAATGTTCTCGGTAGAGATGTGGGGCATTGTTCTCGGCATCACCGGAACAGGCTTTATTTTTGGGGGGATGGCCATTACGAAAAAAGGGTTGGGCAAACAACCGTTACGGACGTTGCTCTACGGCTATGTTATTGGAAGCCTTATCTGTTTACTTTTTACCGTTCGCGAATGGGCATGGCTGTTTCTGGCGGGAATTTTTTTGTATATGTTTTTCGTTCCGTTCATCGAGGCTGCAGAACAAACCATCATTCAAACCGTCGTACCGAAGATCAAACAAGGTCGGGTTTTTGGCTTTGCACAGACCGTGGAGTCTGCAGCCACTCCAGTTTCAAGCTACCTGATCGGACCGATTGCGCAATTCTCCATTATTCCTTTTATGGAAAGCGATGCCGGAAAACAAACCTTCGGCTGGCTGCTGGGAGAGGGAAACGCCCGGGGTATAGCGCTTACGTTTGTGTTAGCGGGTCTCTTTATGCTTCTTCTTTCACTGCTGGCTTTCCGCACCAGGGCGTATCATCGTCTCTCGGAATCGTTCAAGAAATCTAATTAA
- a CDS encoding alkylphosphonate utilization protein, with protein sequence MTQTPHCTICQSAVTYFDGTLFHCTECFHAWTQEDMTAAENSKKVLDSNGNELFDGDDVTVIKDLKVKGSSMVVKRGTRARGIRLSADDPTHVQAKVDGQTIFILTNFLKK encoded by the coding sequence ATGACTCAAACTCCCCATTGTACAATATGCCAAAGTGCAGTTACTTATTTCGACGGCACGTTATTCCATTGTACGGAATGTTTTCACGCATGGACGCAAGAAGACATGACAGCAGCCGAAAATTCGAAAAAGGTACTGGACAGCAACGGAAACGAACTTTTTGACGGTGACGATGTTACCGTAATAAAAGACTTAAAGGTGAAAGGTTCGTCCATGGTAGTAAAACGGGGAACCCGGGCACGAGGAATCCGTCTTTCAGCAGACGATCCTACGCACGTGCAGGCCAAAGTTGACGGACAAACTATTTTTATCCTCACCAATTTTTTAAAGAAATAA
- the pncB gene encoding nicotinate phosphoribosyltransferase translates to MAIIKSILDTDLYKFTTSYAYSKLFPRAFGEFVFVDRSNGDYPDGFDERVRQELDKMSELSLTIGEEEFVRKKMPYLPPIYIDFLKGFRFDPSEVEVSLEGRKLKIRATGLLYRITLWETPILATVSELYFRETKQYPDTQYMEKAAIEKALSLKENGITFSLFGMRRRFSFEVEDRVTGLLKQYAGDSLFGTSNVYLAYRHNVNVSGTHPHEWVQFHGSIYGYKMANYMSMENWINVYDGDLGTVLTDTYTTDVFLRNFSKKHAALFTSLRHDSGDAFVFTDKVIRRYEELRIDPKLKYIVFSDSLNVDKAILIKNYCGERIGATFGIGTNLTNDVGNNIKGMNIVMKLFRCKMTAKEQWHECVKLSDVEGKHTGSEKEIRLAQETLGL, encoded by the coding sequence ATGGCAATTATCAAAAGTATTCTTGATACGGATTTGTATAAGTTTACCACCAGCTATGCATACAGCAAGCTTTTTCCCCGTGCCTTTGGTGAGTTTGTATTTGTGGACAGAAGTAATGGCGATTATCCCGACGGATTTGATGAACGGGTACGGCAAGAATTGGACAAGATGTCGGAACTGAGCCTGACGATAGGGGAGGAGGAGTTCGTGAGAAAAAAGATGCCGTATCTACCACCAATTTATATCGATTTTTTGAAGGGGTTCCGTTTTGATCCGTCGGAAGTGGAGGTTTCTCTCGAAGGCCGTAAATTAAAAATCCGTGCCACGGGGTTGCTTTATCGCATTACGCTTTGGGAAACGCCTATCCTCGCTACGGTATCTGAACTTTATTTCCGGGAAACGAAGCAGTATCCCGACACGCAATACATGGAAAAGGCGGCCATAGAGAAAGCACTTAGCCTGAAAGAAAACGGTATCACGTTTTCACTTTTCGGCATGCGACGCCGGTTTAGTTTCGAAGTGGAGGACCGGGTTACCGGATTGTTGAAGCAATACGCAGGAGATTCCCTGTTCGGTACCAGCAATGTATACCTGGCATATAGACACAACGTGAATGTGTCGGGAACACATCCGCATGAATGGGTACAGTTTCACGGATCAATTTACGGATATAAAATGGCCAATTACATGTCGATGGAGAACTGGATTAACGTGTACGACGGTGATCTGGGAACCGTACTCACCGATACCTATACCACCGATGTTTTTCTTCGAAACTTCAGCAAAAAGCATGCGGCGTTGTTTACCAGCCTCCGGCATGACAGTGGCGATGCTTTTGTTTTTACCGATAAAGTCATTCGACGGTATGAAGAACTGCGGATAGACCCCAAGTTGAAATACATTGTTTTTTCGGACAGCTTGAACGTAGACAAGGCGATCCTTATCAAGAACTATTGCGGAGAACGTATAGGGGCTACTTTCGGTATAGGAACGAACCTGACCAATGATGTGGGCAACAACATCAAGGGGATGAATATTGTGATGAAACTGTTCCGATGTAAAATGACTGCCAAAGAACAATGGCACGAATGTGTGAAACTGTCGGATGTGGAAGGAAAGCATACCGGAAGCGAAAAAGAAATCCGCCTGGCACAGGAAACGCTGGGACTCTGA